From Stenotrophomonas maltophilia, a single genomic window includes:
- a CDS encoding glycosyltransferase family 4 protein: MSQPTYRIPAGYRFVQWVIRQQWLRAVYRHVPSRLRDKVAGHLLATSKEEHHHRFEGEARWAERRHAVPDAPVHFFGGMDPAWSRHGCNIFAYLRGQFGLAECARLYARALLGARYPAALVDVDINLPHGWNDHSLDEYIGNDAPHRVHLIFVNPDFLDAAIEQIGRARLQGGYIIACWFWELEQVPDSWLPAINQVDEILVSSRYVGDAFARVTSKPILCVPLPLSEVGDSGLQRQDFGIAEKDFVFLTSFDFNSFVHRKNPFATVRAFQQAFPRDRRGVQLIIKTSNGYRRPERLQLLLEAVKDDPRIVVRDHVLDRADVQALQRCADVYVSLHHAEGFGLGLAECMAQGKPVIGTGWSGNMEFMDAGNSALVGYTLVPVLEGEYAHHEGQRWAAADVEEAAHWMRRLADEPGLAQAMGERARQSVLQTLSPERAAAALINRIEQIHQQRGLTSAALPMQEVQD, translated from the coding sequence ATGAGCCAGCCGACATACAGGATTCCCGCCGGCTACCGGTTCGTGCAGTGGGTGATCCGCCAGCAGTGGTTGAGAGCCGTGTACAGGCATGTGCCGTCCCGTCTGCGCGACAAGGTGGCTGGGCATCTGCTGGCCACGTCCAAGGAGGAGCACCATCATCGCTTCGAGGGCGAGGCGCGCTGGGCCGAGAGGCGGCACGCCGTGCCCGATGCGCCAGTGCATTTCTTCGGCGGGATGGACCCGGCGTGGAGCCGCCACGGCTGCAACATCTTCGCGTATCTGCGTGGGCAGTTCGGCCTGGCCGAGTGCGCGCGTCTGTATGCCCGCGCGCTGCTGGGCGCGCGTTATCCGGCTGCGCTGGTGGATGTCGACATCAATCTGCCGCATGGCTGGAACGACCACAGCCTTGACGAGTACATCGGAAACGATGCGCCGCATCGTGTCCATCTGATCTTCGTCAATCCCGACTTCCTTGATGCCGCGATCGAACAGATCGGCAGGGCACGACTGCAGGGTGGCTACATCATCGCCTGCTGGTTCTGGGAGCTGGAGCAGGTTCCTGATTCCTGGCTGCCTGCCATCAACCAGGTTGATGAGATCCTGGTCTCTTCACGTTACGTGGGTGACGCATTCGCCCGTGTCACCAGCAAGCCCATCCTGTGCGTTCCGCTGCCGCTGAGCGAAGTGGGAGACAGTGGACTGCAGCGACAGGACTTCGGAATCGCCGAGAAGGACTTCGTCTTCCTCACCTCGTTCGACTTCAACTCGTTCGTGCACCGCAAGAATCCCTTCGCGACCGTGCGGGCCTTCCAGCAGGCCTTCCCGCGTGATCGGCGTGGCGTGCAGCTGATCATCAAGACCAGCAACGGCTATCGCCGTCCTGAGCGGCTCCAGCTCCTTCTGGAGGCCGTCAAGGATGATCCGCGGATCGTTGTGCGCGACCACGTGCTCGATCGTGCCGATGTGCAGGCGCTCCAGCGCTGTGCTGATGTGTATGTGTCGCTGCACCATGCCGAGGGGTTCGGCCTGGGGCTGGCCGAGTGCATGGCGCAGGGCAAACCGGTGATCGGTACCGGCTGGTCGGGCAACATGGAGTTCATGGATGCCGGGAACAGTGCACTTGTCGGCTACACGCTGGTGCCGGTGCTGGAAGGCGAGTACGCGCACCACGAAGGACAGCGCTGGGCTGCCGCGGACGTGGAGGAGGCGGCGCACTGGATGCGCCGGCTGGCCGACGAGCCGGGGCTGGCCCAGGCGATGGGCGAACGTGCCCGCCAATCGGTGCTGCAGACCCTTTCTCCCGAGCGTGCAGCAGCTGCGCTGATCAACCGTATTGAACAGATCCATCAGCAGCGCGGATTGACCTCCGCTGCGCTGCCCATGCAGGAAGTACAGGACTGA
- a CDS encoding ABC transporter permease: MHSYSSTFKDLLDGIRGAKVPLYIAKGDITARYRRSVLGPFWQSLATALGVVGLGLLWSQLLKIDKQTFIPTLTAGLIIWQMLSGILIESCGLFVRQASIIRNVVMPLSVHPLSVVIRYLVNFAHSLLVFVIVAIVMKVDVGWNTLLFIPNLALVVVNLLWLSFVFGVAGARYRDLEYGVASIMPMLFLVSPVMYRLEYLPFSSVILEFNPFTYLIEALRAPMLGHVASLQTYAVLAVMAIVGWLLAFWMLHKAKLRLPFWI, from the coding sequence ATGCACAGCTACTCGTCAACCTTCAAAGATCTCCTTGATGGCATCAGGGGGGCCAAAGTTCCGCTCTACATCGCCAAGGGTGATATCACCGCGCGCTACCGTCGCAGCGTGCTCGGGCCGTTCTGGCAGTCGCTGGCCACCGCGCTGGGCGTGGTTGGCCTTGGCCTGTTGTGGAGCCAGCTCCTCAAGATAGACAAGCAGACGTTCATTCCGACGCTGACGGCGGGCCTGATCATCTGGCAGATGCTGTCGGGCATCCTGATCGAAAGCTGTGGCCTGTTCGTGCGGCAGGCGTCGATCATCCGCAACGTGGTGATGCCCTTGTCCGTGCACCCGTTGAGCGTTGTGATCCGCTATCTGGTCAACTTCGCCCACAGCCTGCTGGTGTTCGTGATCGTAGCGATCGTGATGAAGGTTGATGTCGGCTGGAACACGCTGCTGTTCATCCCGAACCTGGCCCTGGTCGTGGTCAACCTGCTGTGGCTCTCGTTCGTGTTCGGCGTGGCCGGCGCACGCTATCGTGATCTTGAATACGGCGTGGCTTCGATCATGCCGATGCTGTTCCTGGTCAGTCCGGTCATGTATCGCCTGGAATACCTGCCGTTCTCGTCGGTGATCCTCGAGTTCAACCCGTTCACCTACCTGATCGAGGCGTTGCGTGCCCCGATGCTGGGCCATGTCGCCAGCCTGCAGACCTACGCCGTACTCGCCGTCATGGCGATCGTCGGCTGGCTTCTGGCCTTCTGGATGCTGCACAAGGCCAAGCTTCGCCTGCCTTTCTGGATCTGA
- a CDS encoding ABC transporter ATP-binding protein, with the protein MTAKLNFENVTLRYPIYNSHSLSLRRNLVGIATGGKLMAASGQVTQVTALDNISFSLKQGDAVGIVGHNGAGKSTLLRAMAGIYTPLEGRVERVGRIATMLEVGAGMDPELSGYENIRRMGMMLGLSLKEVNERIPEIEEFTDLGDFLQLAVRTYSAGMAMRLMFAVATCTTPDILLVDEVFDVGDEAFKDRAAKRMHDFIKSSQIFCLASHSMDTIAKYCNRAFVLNHGTLREIPISQLTSEGYGIENQAG; encoded by the coding sequence ATGACCGCCAAGCTCAATTTCGAGAACGTTACCCTCCGTTATCCCATCTACAACTCGCACAGCCTTTCACTGCGCCGGAACCTGGTGGGCATCGCCACCGGCGGCAAGTTGATGGCCGCTTCGGGCCAGGTCACCCAGGTCACGGCGCTGGACAATATTTCCTTCAGCCTGAAGCAGGGGGATGCGGTAGGCATTGTTGGCCACAATGGCGCGGGCAAGAGCACGCTGCTGCGCGCCATGGCCGGCATCTACACTCCGTTGGAGGGGCGCGTCGAGCGGGTCGGGCGGATTGCCACGATGCTGGAAGTTGGCGCGGGCATGGATCCGGAACTGTCCGGCTACGAGAACATCCGTCGCATGGGGATGATGCTGGGACTGTCCTTGAAGGAGGTCAACGAGCGGATCCCCGAGATCGAGGAGTTCACCGACCTCGGTGATTTCCTGCAGTTGGCGGTGCGCACCTACTCTGCGGGCATGGCCATGCGGCTGATGTTCGCGGTGGCCACCTGCACGACGCCCGATATCCTGCTGGTCGATGAGGTGTTTGACGTCGGTGACGAGGCGTTCAAGGATCGCGCCGCCAAGCGCATGCACGATTTCATCAAGTCGTCGCAGATCTTCTGCCTGGCTTCCCACTCGATGGACACCATCGCCAAGTACTGCAATCGTGCGTTCGTGCTCAACCACGGGACCTTGCGCGAAATCCCGATTTCACAGCTCACGTCGGAAGGATATGGCATTGAAAATCAAGCTGGGTAA